Proteins encoded in a region of the Rickettsia bellii RML369-C genome:
- the blaOXA gene encoding class D beta-lactamase — protein MKKITLYLTALISFTVSFAIKADCFLVKENDKVIKQDGDCKSRYAPCSTFKIVLSLMGYDDGFLIDETHPKLPFKKGYDDYLEVWKQPHTPKDWMKNSCLWYSRLITKELGYEKFHNYVTKFNYGNQDTSGDKGKNNGLTNAWLSSSLEISPEEQIAFLQKLAADQLPVSLKAQEMTKNIMFIEDFADGWKLYAKTGSGNRLNEDRTIKLKDCQIGWFIGWLQKDNRKVFFVHFIEDKEHHDSYASFRSREAAKEKLKGLISKELK, from the coding sequence ATGAAAAAAATTACTCTATACTTAACTGCGTTAATATCATTTACTGTATCCTTTGCAATTAAAGCAGATTGCTTTTTAGTTAAAGAAAATGATAAGGTTATTAAACAAGATGGTGATTGCAAATCACGCTATGCTCCATGTTCTACCTTTAAAATTGTTTTAAGTTTAATGGGTTATGATGATGGATTTTTAATTGACGAGACCCATCCTAAATTACCTTTTAAAAAAGGATATGATGATTATCTTGAAGTTTGGAAACAGCCACATACACCTAAAGACTGGATGAAAAATAGCTGTCTTTGGTATTCACGTCTTATTACTAAAGAATTAGGTTATGAAAAATTCCATAATTACGTAACAAAATTTAATTATGGTAACCAAGATACTTCAGGAGATAAAGGGAAGAACAATGGTTTAACTAATGCGTGGCTTTCTAGCTCTTTAGAAATTTCACCTGAAGAACAGATTGCTTTCCTACAAAAACTTGCAGCAGATCAATTACCTGTAAGCCTTAAAGCTCAGGAAATGACCAAAAATATTATGTTTATCGAAGATTTTGCAGATGGATGGAAGCTTTATGCTAAAACAGGAAGCGGAAATCGTCTTAATGAAGACAGAACTATAAAGTTAAAAGATTGTCAAATAGGTTGGTTTATAGGATGGTTACAAAAAGATAACCGCAAAGTTTTCTTTGTACACTTTATTGAAGATAAAGAACATCACGATTCTTATGCAAGTTTTCGCTCTAGAGAGGCTGCAAAAGAGAAGCTAAAAGGATTAATAAGCAAAGAACTGAAATAA
- a CDS encoding penicillin-binding protein 1A, with product MYKSLFFCLKILALLFLIGCGIVAYIIYYYSRDLPDYRQLARYYPPSVTRIYSRDGKLMEEYAFERRVFIPINSIPTSLKESFIAAEDKNFYNHQGVDLFGIVRAAFLNISNFLHHRRMEGASTITQQVVKNFLLTNEVSFQRKIKEAILSYMISRVFTKDQILELYLNQTFFGRGAYGVATAAQNYFNKSVEELTIAESAFIAALPKAPSELNPEKNYARVKARRDYVIMRMLEDGYITSDAAKEAVDSPITLRKRDQDETVTADYYAEQVRDEVIKMLGSKDEFYTSGLTIITSLDAKMQKFAEESLRKGLRDFDRKRGFRKAIATISLDNWQEELKKLPTTPSLLEYKIAVVLEVTDTQAEIGFASGAKSKIPISEMKWAKSELKSAKKLLTKGDVIVVEPVKDYYALRQIPEVNGAIMVMNPNTGQVLTSVGGYDFFASKFDRVTQALRQPGSLSKTFVYLAALENGVKPNQIFNDGPIEISQGPGMPSWRPKNYEGKFLGPITMRTGLEKSRNLVTVRVATAVGLTKIVDIIKRFGINDNPQKVYSMVLGSIETTLERITNAYGIIANGGKRIKPHFVELIKDRNGKVIYRRDDRECTTCNVSDNDLDNAILEIPAENIYMVTDAASDYQITSLLTGVVDRGTAYSAKKLGKVIGGKTGTSNDSKDTWFIGFTPKIVVGSYVGYDTPRTLGRRATGSSVVLPIFIDFMSNAYKDEPPLPFKVPDSVKLQAVDRATGQITPSGSVMEAFKINNILIIEDDSEIIDNNHNNDVFDYVPTEKDQSQEIY from the coding sequence ATGTACAAATCTCTATTTTTTTGTTTAAAAATTCTTGCTTTGCTTTTTTTAATAGGCTGCGGAATTGTCGCTTATATAATATATTACTATTCTCGTGATTTACCTGATTATAGACAGCTAGCAAGATATTATCCTCCCTCGGTAACCCGTATTTATTCTCGTGATGGAAAATTAATGGAGGAATATGCTTTCGAGCGGCGTGTATTTATCCCAATTAACAGTATTCCTACCTCATTAAAAGAAAGCTTTATTGCTGCAGAGGATAAAAATTTCTATAACCACCAAGGGGTTGATTTATTTGGAATAGTTAGGGCAGCATTTCTTAACATATCAAATTTTCTTCATCATAGGCGTATGGAGGGTGCTTCTACTATTACTCAGCAGGTAGTAAAGAATTTTTTACTTACCAATGAAGTATCGTTTCAACGTAAGATCAAAGAAGCAATTTTATCTTATATGATCTCAAGAGTATTTACCAAAGACCAGATTTTAGAATTATATCTCAATCAAACATTTTTTGGGCGTGGTGCGTATGGGGTTGCAACTGCCGCACAAAATTATTTTAACAAATCAGTAGAGGAGCTAACTATTGCGGAGTCAGCTTTTATTGCAGCATTACCTAAAGCACCTTCTGAACTTAATCCTGAGAAAAATTATGCTAGGGTTAAAGCTCGTCGTGATTATGTAATAATGCGGATGCTAGAAGATGGTTATATCACAAGCGATGCAGCAAAAGAGGCAGTAGATAGTCCAATTACGCTACGAAAGCGAGACCAAGATGAAACTGTTACGGCTGATTATTATGCTGAGCAAGTTAGGGATGAAGTAATTAAAATGCTAGGTAGTAAAGACGAATTTTATACTAGCGGTCTTACTATCATTACTTCTTTAGATGCTAAAATGCAAAAATTTGCTGAAGAGTCACTACGAAAAGGTCTTAGAGATTTTGATAGAAAACGTGGTTTCAGAAAAGCTATAGCTACTATTTCACTTGATAATTGGCAAGAAGAACTAAAAAAATTACCAACCACACCATCGCTTCTAGAATATAAAATCGCTGTAGTTTTAGAAGTTACTGATACTCAAGCTGAGATCGGGTTTGCAAGCGGAGCTAAATCTAAAATCCCTATTTCTGAAATGAAATGGGCAAAAAGTGAGCTTAAATCAGCTAAAAAGCTACTAACAAAGGGTGATGTAATAGTTGTAGAACCTGTAAAAGATTATTATGCCTTACGGCAAATTCCAGAAGTAAACGGTGCTATTATGGTCATGAATCCAAATACTGGACAGGTTCTTACAAGCGTCGGCGGATATGATTTCTTTGCTAGTAAATTTGACAGGGTAACACAAGCACTTCGTCAACCAGGTTCTTTAAGTAAAACTTTTGTTTATCTAGCAGCCCTTGAAAATGGCGTTAAACCAAATCAGATTTTTAACGATGGTCCTATTGAAATCTCACAAGGTCCCGGGATGCCTAGCTGGCGTCCTAAAAATTATGAGGGTAAGTTTCTAGGACCAATTACTATGCGTACCGGACTTGAAAAATCCCGTAATCTTGTAACAGTTAGAGTAGCAACTGCGGTGGGACTCACCAAAATCGTTGATATAATTAAGCGATTCGGAATTAATGATAATCCACAAAAAGTCTATTCTATGGTACTTGGTTCTATTGAAACAACGCTTGAGAGAATAACTAATGCTTACGGCATTATTGCTAATGGTGGTAAAAGAATAAAGCCGCATTTTGTTGAATTAATCAAAGATCGTAACGGCAAAGTTATTTATCGCAGAGATGATAGAGAATGTACAACTTGTAACGTTTCAGATAATGATTTAGATAACGCAATATTAGAAATTCCGGCAGAAAATATTTATATGGTCACGGATGCAGCAAGTGACTATCAAATTACTTCACTTTTAACAGGTGTAGTAGATAGGGGAACTGCTTACTCTGCAAAGAAATTAGGGAAAGTTATCGGCGGAAAAACCGGTACTAGTAACGATAGTAAAGATACATGGTTTATAGGCTTCACACCTAAAATAGTTGTGGGTAGTTATGTTGGATATGATACGCCAAGAACTCTAGGAAGAAGAGCGACAGGATCAAGCGTAGTATTACCTATTTTTATTGATTTTATGAGTAACGCTTATAAAGATGAACCGCCCTTACCTTTTAAAGTACCTGATTCAGTAAAGCTACAAGCTGTAGATAGAGCAACTGGTCAAATCACTCCTAGTGGTTCTGTTATGGAAGCATTTAAGATCAATAACATCCTGATAATTGAAGATGACAGCGAAATCATAGATAACAACCATAACAATGATGTTTTTGATTACGTGCCTACCGAAAAAGATCAATCTCAGGAAATATACTAA
- the miaB gene encoding tRNA (N6-isopentenyl adenosine(37)-C2)-methylthiotransferase MiaB — MSKKLYIKTYGCQMNVYDSVKMQDLLYPYGYEPTENIEEADVIILNTCHIREKAAEKTYSELGRIKKLQDARKKQGLNSAIIVVAGCVAQAEGEEIFTRTPYVDIVVGPQSYYNLPELISKVVRHEKHLIDLDFVEEAKFDQLPEQLYPQGASSFISVQEGCDKFCTFCVVPYTRGAEFSRNVEQVYREALKIVSSGAKEIMLLGQNVNAYHGKTSDDKVFTLADLIRHLVKIPNLERLRYTTSHPIDMTDDLISLHGLEPKLMPFLHLPVQSGSNKTLKAMNRKHDRDYYFDIIDRLRKARADIVLSSDFIVGFPGETDEDFADTLDLVRKVKYGQCYSFKYSPRPGTPGATRTDQVPEHIKSERLTILQKELAAQQLAFNESCIGSTMKVLFDRDGKFDDQIIGKTPYMQSVYIKNPNKDLLGKIIEVKITKAALNSLSGEIYR, encoded by the coding sequence ATGAGTAAGAAGCTTTATATTAAAACTTACGGATGTCAGATGAATGTGTATGACTCCGTTAAGATGCAGGATTTGCTATATCCTTATGGCTATGAGCCTACGGAAAATATCGAAGAAGCAGATGTTATTATTTTAAATACTTGCCATATTAGAGAAAAAGCCGCAGAAAAAACCTACTCAGAACTTGGTCGTATTAAAAAATTACAAGATGCACGAAAAAAACAAGGTCTAAATTCAGCAATAATAGTAGTAGCTGGCTGTGTTGCACAAGCTGAGGGCGAAGAAATTTTTACCAGAACTCCTTATGTTGATATCGTAGTTGGTCCTCAATCTTATTATAATTTACCTGAATTAATTTCTAAAGTTGTTAGACACGAAAAGCATTTAATCGATCTTGATTTTGTTGAAGAAGCAAAATTTGACCAATTACCTGAACAGTTATATCCGCAAGGAGCTAGTAGCTTTATATCAGTGCAAGAGGGGTGCGATAAGTTTTGTACTTTTTGCGTAGTACCTTATACTAGAGGTGCTGAATTTTCAAGAAACGTAGAGCAAGTTTATAGAGAAGCCTTAAAGATAGTTAGTAGCGGTGCTAAAGAAATTATGCTGCTTGGACAGAATGTTAATGCTTATCACGGCAAAACATCAGACGATAAAGTATTTACTCTTGCTGATTTGATAAGGCATTTAGTAAAAATTCCAAATTTAGAGAGATTACGTTACACCACGTCACATCCGATAGATATGACAGATGACTTAATAAGCTTGCACGGCTTAGAGCCTAAATTAATGCCGTTTTTACATCTTCCAGTGCAATCAGGTTCAAATAAAACACTCAAGGCAATGAACCGCAAACATGATCGGGATTATTACTTTGATATAATTGATCGCTTAAGAAAAGCAAGAGCTGATATAGTTTTATCTTCTGATTTTATTGTTGGATTTCCTGGCGAAACAGATGAAGATTTTGCAGATACTTTAGATTTAGTCCGCAAAGTAAAATATGGTCAATGCTATTCATTTAAATATAGCCCACGTCCTGGTACCCCAGGTGCAACAAGAACCGATCAAGTGCCTGAGCATATTAAATCAGAAAGATTAACCATATTGCAGAAAGAGCTTGCGGCTCAGCAATTAGCTTTTAATGAAAGTTGTATAGGTTCTACAATGAAAGTTTTATTTGATCGTGATGGTAAATTTGATGATCAGATCATAGGTAAAACACCTTATATGCAGTCCGTATATATCAAAAATCCTAATAAAGATTTACTTGGTAAAATTATTGAGGTAAAAATTACTAAAGCAGCACTTAATAGTTTAAGTGGTGAAATATACCGTTGA
- a CDS encoding ABC-F family ATP-binding cassette domain-containing protein, translating to MTTPIYYIKDGNLSFADKIILSDLELYLYKGDKICLIGRNGCGKSSLMKVISEDYELDNGELFKDPAITTGYLKQDIAIKLNSDVYDFILEQKSNNKEIDKYQIDIILEKLQINGTDNLSTYSGGQLRRASLAKTLILEPEILLLDEPTNHLDIETIEWLEGYVKSYNGAIICVSHDRTFLSNVTNKIWWLDRGHLRKSDKGFKYFDEWQNIIIEQEEAALRKLNKKLAQENEWLNAGVTARRKRNQKRLAQLKTLREIAREHAAKLARSKQRVQAELEENIAKSKFIIEADNVSFSYKNTKIIDNFSFRVKKGEKIGIIGANGSGKSTFIKLLTKQLTPEIGKIIYGGNLDISYFDQHREKLNHNHTLQQTLCPTGGDQVFLPNDKTMHVAGYLKQFMFDPKLLNAKTAILSGGEANRLLLAKILINPGNLLILDEPTNDLDMDSLEILLDILADYSGTLIVVSHDRDFLDRLVTRTLVFAQGKIHDLTGGYEDYKQYFTASPTIKKTSKPITLTSSPKETQNKKLSYKYQRLLETLPNEIDKLEASIKALEKQLEDSNLYLANPQKYNQISTQLVNDKKKLDELLNQWLTIQS from the coding sequence ATGACTACTCCAATCTATTACATTAAAGACGGTAATTTAAGTTTTGCAGATAAAATAATTTTATCTGACTTAGAACTTTATTTATATAAAGGCGATAAGATTTGTCTGATAGGTCGTAATGGCTGCGGTAAATCAAGCCTAATGAAAGTAATATCGGAAGATTATGAGTTAGATAACGGAGAACTATTTAAAGACCCTGCAATCACAACCGGATATTTAAAACAAGATATTGCGATCAAACTTAATTCTGATGTTTATGATTTCATTCTAGAACAAAAAAGTAATAACAAAGAGATAGATAAATACCAAATCGACATCATACTAGAAAAGTTACAAATCAACGGCACAGATAACCTATCCACCTACTCAGGTGGACAGCTTAGAAGAGCCAGCCTTGCTAAAACCTTAATATTAGAGCCAGAAATATTATTGCTTGATGAGCCGACTAACCATTTAGATATTGAAACAATTGAATGGCTAGAAGGATACGTTAAATCATATAATGGTGCGATTATTTGCGTTAGTCATGATAGAACTTTCCTATCAAATGTGACTAATAAAATTTGGTGGCTTGATCGTGGACATTTACGCAAATCCGATAAAGGATTCAAATATTTTGATGAATGGCAAAATATTATTATAGAGCAAGAAGAAGCAGCCCTGCGGAAATTAAATAAAAAATTAGCTCAAGAAAATGAATGGTTAAATGCAGGTGTTACAGCTAGACGTAAGCGTAACCAGAAAAGGCTTGCTCAGCTAAAAACCCTAAGGGAAATAGCAAGAGAACATGCGGCAAAGCTAGCTCGTTCAAAACAAAGAGTACAAGCAGAACTTGAAGAAAATATAGCTAAAAGTAAGTTTATTATCGAAGCTGATAATGTTAGTTTTAGCTATAAAAATACTAAAATTATCGATAATTTTAGCTTCCGTGTTAAAAAAGGCGAAAAGATCGGAATAATTGGAGCGAATGGCTCAGGAAAATCTACTTTTATCAAATTACTAACCAAACAACTTACTCCTGAAATCGGCAAAATTATATATGGTGGTAATTTAGATATCTCATATTTTGATCAACATCGAGAAAAACTAAACCATAATCATACTTTGCAGCAAACTTTATGTCCTACTGGTGGGGATCAGGTATTTTTGCCTAATGATAAAACCATGCATGTTGCTGGTTATTTAAAGCAATTCATGTTCGACCCTAAGCTACTAAATGCTAAAACTGCTATTCTATCAGGAGGTGAGGCTAACAGGCTATTACTAGCAAAAATTTTAATTAACCCTGGCAATTTGCTTATCCTAGATGAACCAACCAATGATTTAGATATGGATAGTTTAGAGATTTTACTAGACATACTTGCAGATTATTCCGGCACTTTAATAGTAGTTAGTCATGATCGTGATTTCTTAGATAGATTAGTTACACGTACTTTAGTCTTTGCTCAAGGTAAAATTCACGATTTAACAGGTGGATATGAAGATTACAAACAATATTTTACTGCAAGTCCTACAATTAAAAAAACCTCAAAACCTATAACTCTTACTTCTAGTCCTAAAGAAACACAAAATAAAAAGCTATCTTACAAATATCAACGTTTGCTTGAAACATTACCAAATGAAATTGACAAATTAGAAGCTTCAATTAAGGCTTTAGAAAAGCAACTTGAGGATAGTAATCTATACCTTGCAAACCCTCAAAAATATAATCAAATCAGTACTCAACTAGTTAATGATAAAAAGAAACTTGATGAGTTATTAAATCAGTGGCTTACAATACAAAGTTAA
- the fabF gene encoding beta-ketoacyl-ACP synthase II translates to MLNQTMNKRVVITGLGMITPVGLNVKSSWDNIVQGVSGIKTITAFDTSKLACKIAGLLNHSEENGFKLENFTKTEDVNRLSKMDKFIHYGVAAATEAIEDSGWLPEDQESRDRTGLILGSGIGGLKMIEDTSVKLHQENNGKVSPFFIPASLINLLSGLVSIKYGFSGPNQAAVTACSTGAHAIGDAMRMIKHGYADVMIAGGAEAPVTPVGVAGFVAARALCTKYNDDPEKASRPWDKDRGGFIMGEGAGVVVLEEYEHAMRRGAKIYGEVVGYGSTGDAYHMTAPHPEGRGAYRAMHEALQDAGTNPDAIDYINAHGTSTDIGDAIELNAVQRLFLEANPKVLMSSTKSSIGHLLGAAGSVEFIFGTLAIRDQIAPPTLNLENPMDEVKLDLVALKAKEAKINYVLSNSFGFGGTNTSLIIKKI, encoded by the coding sequence ATGTTAAATCAAACCATGAATAAAAGAGTAGTTATTACTGGTCTTGGGATGATTACCCCAGTTGGGCTTAACGTTAAGTCATCTTGGGATAATATAGTCCAAGGGGTAAGCGGTATAAAAACTATTACAGCATTTGATACTTCCAAACTTGCATGCAAAATTGCAGGACTATTAAACCATTCTGAAGAGAATGGCTTCAAACTTGAAAATTTTACGAAAACTGAAGATGTAAATAGATTGAGTAAAATGGATAAATTTATCCATTATGGCGTTGCAGCTGCAACTGAAGCAATTGAAGATAGTGGATGGTTACCAGAGGATCAAGAATCACGTGACAGAACCGGTTTAATATTAGGTTCAGGAATTGGCGGTCTTAAAATGATCGAAGATACTTCTGTAAAGCTTCATCAAGAAAATAATGGTAAGGTTAGCCCATTCTTTATTCCAGCTTCCTTAATTAATCTTTTATCAGGTCTTGTTTCAATAAAATATGGCTTTAGTGGTCCAAACCAAGCTGCAGTAACGGCTTGCTCTACTGGAGCACATGCTATAGGCGATGCTATGCGTATGATAAAGCATGGCTATGCTGATGTTATGATCGCAGGCGGTGCGGAAGCACCGGTAACACCTGTTGGAGTTGCAGGTTTTGTAGCAGCAAGAGCTTTATGCACTAAATATAACGATGATCCTGAAAAAGCATCGAGACCTTGGGATAAGGATCGAGGTGGTTTTATTATGGGCGAAGGAGCTGGCGTTGTAGTCTTAGAAGAATACGAACATGCTATGCGTCGTGGTGCTAAAATTTATGGTGAAGTCGTAGGATATGGCTCTACGGGTGATGCGTATCATATGACAGCTCCGCATCCTGAAGGGAGAGGAGCTTATCGAGCAATGCATGAAGCTTTGCAAGATGCTGGTACAAACCCTGATGCGATTGACTATATTAACGCACATGGTACTTCTACTGATATAGGCGATGCGATCGAATTAAATGCAGTTCAGAGATTATTTTTAGAAGCTAATCCTAAAGTTTTAATGTCTTCTACTAAATCTTCAATAGGGCATTTGCTTGGTGCTGCCGGAAGTGTTGAATTTATCTTTGGTACACTTGCAATTAGAGATCAGATTGCACCACCTACTCTAAATTTAGAAAATCCAATGGACGAAGTTAAGCTAGACTTAGTTGCACTTAAAGCTAAAGAGGCTAAAATAAACTACGTACTTTCCAATTCTTTCGGGTTTGGCGGAACTAACACTAGTTTAATAATTAAAAAGATTTAA
- the acpP gene encoding acyl carrier protein produces MEFKIMSKVDNIEQKVIKVIADNQGKKIEEISVDSRFAEDLGVDSLSTVEIMMEIEKEFGVDVPDEEATKIKKVADVVNYIKEHKS; encoded by the coding sequence ATGGAGTTCAAAATTATGAGTAAAGTGGATAATATCGAGCAGAAAGTTATCAAAGTTATTGCTGATAATCAAGGGAAAAAAATTGAAGAAATCAGCGTGGACTCGCGATTTGCAGAAGATTTAGGAGTAGATAGCCTATCTACAGTAGAAATAATGATGGAAATAGAGAAAGAATTTGGTGTTGATGTTCCTGATGAAGAAGCAACTAAGATAAAAAAAGTAGCAGATGTTGTTAACTATATAAAAGAACATAAATCTTAA
- the fabG gene encoding 3-oxoacyl-ACP reductase FabG has product MIDLSGQTALITGASGGIGGAIARQLHKLGSHVIISGSNEEKLKALGNDLKDNYTIKVCNLTNTEECSNLVAQIEKLDILVCNAGITKDTLAIRMKNEDFDQVIDINLKANFILNREAIKKMMTNRYGRIINITSIVGVSGNPGQANYCASKAGLIGMTKSLAYEVATRGITVNAVAPGFIKSDMTDKLNDEQKEAITRKIPKGTYGMPEDIANAVAFLASKQSSYITGQTLHVNGGMLMV; this is encoded by the coding sequence ATGATTGATTTAAGCGGTCAAACAGCATTAATTACTGGAGCTTCAGGTGGTATAGGAGGTGCTATTGCAAGGCAGCTTCATAAGCTTGGAAGTCATGTAATTATAAGCGGGAGTAATGAGGAGAAATTAAAAGCTCTTGGTAATGATTTAAAAGATAATTATACAATTAAAGTTTGTAATCTTACAAATACTGAAGAATGCAGCAATTTAGTAGCTCAAATAGAAAAATTAGATATTTTAGTCTGTAATGCCGGTATTACCAAAGATACGCTAGCAATAAGAATGAAAAATGAAGATTTTGACCAAGTTATTGATATTAATTTAAAAGCAAATTTCATTTTAAATCGTGAAGCAATAAAAAAGATGATGACTAATAGATACGGACGTATCATTAACATAACCTCAATAGTAGGAGTTTCAGGGAACCCTGGGCAAGCTAACTATTGTGCTTCTAAAGCAGGTTTAATCGGTATGACAAAATCACTTGCTTATGAAGTTGCAACCAGAGGGATTACAGTTAATGCAGTAGCTCCAGGTTTTATTAAATCTGATATGACTGATAAGTTAAATGATGAACAAAAAGAAGCTATAACACGAAAAATCCCGAAAGGAACATATGGTATGCCTGAAGATATAGCAAATGCGGTTGCATTCTTAGCAAGCAAGCAATCGTCATATATTACTGGTCAAACCCTACATGTAAATGGTGGAATGTTAATGGTATAA
- the recA gene encoding recombinase RecA, with amino-acid sequence MSNIDKEKAVAAALAQIEKSYGKGSVMKLGQRPNVDIESVSTGSLGLDIALGIGGIPKGRIIEIFGPESSGKTTLTLHLIAEAQKKGGTCAFIDAEHALDPAYAKKLGVNIDELIISQPDTGEQALEIADTLIRSGGIDMIIIDSVAALVPKSEIEGEMGDAQMASQARLMSQALRKLTASINRTNCITVFINQIRMKIGVMFGSPETTTGGNALKFYASVRIDIRRIGSIKDKEEVIGSQTKVKVVKNKVSPPFKTADFDIMYGSGISKEGEIIDLGVKLDIIEKSGSWFSYNSVRIGQGRENVKQYLKDNPKISNEIEKLVREKSSKVTNINFEQEEEVND; translated from the coding sequence ATGTCAAATATAGATAAAGAAAAAGCAGTTGCTGCGGCTCTCGCACAGATTGAAAAAAGCTATGGTAAAGGCTCGGTTATGAAACTTGGTCAGCGTCCTAATGTTGATATAGAATCTGTATCAACCGGTTCGCTTGGGCTTGATATAGCTCTTGGAATTGGCGGAATTCCTAAAGGTAGAATAATTGAAATTTTTGGTCCTGAAAGCTCGGGTAAAACTACTCTCACATTGCATTTAATTGCTGAGGCACAGAAAAAAGGCGGAACATGTGCATTTATTGATGCTGAACATGCGTTAGATCCGGCTTATGCTAAAAAGCTTGGAGTCAATATTGACGAGCTTATCATATCTCAGCCTGATACAGGAGAGCAAGCTTTAGAAATTGCTGATACTTTAATTCGCTCCGGCGGTATTGATATGATAATAATAGATAGTGTTGCCGCTCTAGTACCGAAATCAGAGATTGAAGGCGAGATGGGCGATGCACAAATGGCTTCTCAAGCAAGATTAATGAGTCAGGCTTTACGTAAACTTACTGCCTCAATTAATCGTACTAACTGTATTACTGTTTTCATCAACCAAATTAGAATGAAAATAGGTGTAATGTTTGGTAGTCCTGAAACTACAACCGGCGGTAATGCTTTAAAATTCTATGCTTCAGTTAGAATAGATATCAGAAGAATAGGATCTATTAAGGATAAAGAAGAAGTAATAGGCAGCCAAACCAAAGTAAAAGTAGTAAAAAACAAAGTATCACCTCCATTTAAAACAGCAGATTTTGACATAATGTATGGCTCAGGTATCTCAAAAGAAGGTGAAATAATCGACCTTGGAGTGAAACTTGACATAATAGAAAAATCCGGCTCTTGGTTTTCTTATAATAGCGTACGTATCGGTCAAGGGCGTGAAAATGTTAAACAATATTTAAAAGATAACCCAAAAATTTCTAATGAAATTGAGAAGCTTGTAAGAGAAAAATCATCTAAAGTCACTAATATAAATTTTGAACAAGAGGAGGAAGTAAATGATTGA
- a CDS encoding DUF1016 domain-containing protein yields the protein MNEIITNTNELINDISVLINNAKVRIAIKANAEMTMLYTFDISIFGKLNFRIRLCSRTICTLRRLTAYLTSKS from the coding sequence ATGAATGAAATAATAACAAATACTAATGAACTAATAAATGATATTAGCGTTCTTATTAATAATGCTAAAGTTAGAATTGCCATTAAAGCTAATGCCGAAATGACAATGTTATATACCTTTGATATTTCAATATTTGGTAAGCTAAATTTCAGGATTCGCCTTTGCTCACGTACTATTTGTACGCTCCGCAGGCTCACCGCTTATTTGACTTCCAAATCTTAA
- a CDS encoding PDDEXK nuclease domain-containing protein produces MYAPQAHRLFDFQILKYLRYTGIEILKSTRAEYGQEVIKTLAKGLSSLYRQGFSRIALIRMNQFYQSFKEQQISATLSHQLSWSHIIELLPLKEQNQREFYAYMSIQENWSVRKLRSNIDKMLYERTKLSNRSEEQVISLFKTDSRLEPDLILKDPYILDFLELPDEHYESDLENAILQRIEQFILELGTGFSFVARQKRMTINNEHFYLDLLFFNRKLERLVAIELKTGKFKAEYKGQMELYLNWLKKNECFENEKPPIGIILCSEKSDAQVELLEMSASGILV; encoded by the coding sequence TTGTACGCTCCGCAGGCTCACCGCTTATTTGACTTCCAAATCTTAAAATATCTGCGGTATACTGGCATAGAAATCCTTAAAAGTACAAGAGCGGAATACGGGCAGGAGGTTATTAAGACTTTAGCTAAAGGTCTTTCTTCCTTATATAGGCAAGGCTTTTCTCGTATAGCTCTAATTCGCATGAATCAATTTTATCAATCTTTTAAAGAGCAACAAATTAGTGCGACACTGTCGCACCAATTAAGTTGGAGTCATATAATAGAGTTATTACCTCTAAAAGAACAGAATCAAAGAGAATTTTATGCGTATATGTCTATACAAGAAAATTGGAGTGTTAGAAAGTTACGTAGTAATATTGATAAAATGTTATATGAAAGAACGAAGTTATCTAATAGATCTGAAGAACAAGTAATATCATTATTTAAAACAGATTCTAGGTTAGAGCCTGATTTAATTCTTAAAGACCCTTACATACTTGATTTTTTAGAACTTCCAGATGAACATTATGAAAGTGATTTGGAAAATGCAATATTACAGCGTATTGAACAATTTATTTTAGAACTAGGTACCGGCTTTTCATTTGTGGCAAGGCAAAAACGTATGACTATAAATAATGAACATTTCTATTTAGATTTATTATTTTTCAATAGAAAGCTAGAAAGATTAGTAGCGATTGAGTTAAAAACAGGAAAATTTAAAGCAGAGTATAAAGGTCAAATGGAGCTATATTTAAATTGGCTAAAAAAGAACGAATGTTTTGAAAATGAAAAGCCTCCAATAGGTATTATATTATGTTCTGAAAAATCTGACGCCCAAGTAGAGTTGTTAGAAATGTCGGCAAGCGGTATACTTGTTTAA